The genome window CGCGACCATGCAGCCTGGCGCGCCATGACGAGAGTCGCGTAGGTCGTGCGACCGATCTCGCCGGTTCTGATATTCTTGAGACGGTATGTCATAGGGGAACCCCTTGGAGGCGGGCGACACCGTGCCGCCCGTTCAACCAAGCTATGGTTCATAACGGTTCATTGCAAGAGTAATTTTTCTGTTTCTCGCAAATAATAATCCAAGTTCAACCCGGCGAGTGGTTCACCGTCATAAACGTTGCACACCTTTACCTTGAACGTGTGATGCATCGTGTTGTGTTCTTCGAATTCTTTCTTGAACTTGAACGCTGGACCATGGTCGCCACAGATCGAACAATGATAGTTCGCTTTCGCACCATAAACAATGGCCTGACCCTCAGCATGGATGGACATCTTGCGCGGTTTGTCCGGAGCCTTGGCGAGCGGTGGCATGATTTTGAACATTGGCAATCCGTCATGGGCGACATAATACCGGGTTGTTTGTTGGCACGGCGTGCCGTCGGCGAGCACCAGGCGAGTCGCCCCTGTGACCTTCTCGCGAATCAAGAAATCCCACGGGTCTTGATGATGGCGGATGAAATCGAGCGGGTCGTGATCATCACACAGCGCTGCATTGGCGGCCTTCTGAATAACGAGTGACGAGTGATCCTTATGCCAAGCTTTCTGGTCGCCAACCTTCAATTCATAATCGTAAGCACCTTTGCGTTTGAAGGTTCCAGCTTTCTTTCCTGACGAGTATTCAGCGATGTAACTGTTTACGTCCCTGATCCACATTCGCGAATATTGAGCTTCTTCTAGTTCCATTCCTGTGCCGTGTTGCCACCAGGCGCACACCGCGTCGAACCGCGCGCGCTGCGAGCGCGGGAACCGTAGGGTCATGCCGTCGGTGTTGGCTTGTATGATTTCCAATCCTGGAATTTTCTGGAGTTCTCCGCCAAGCATGACAAGCATAAGTTGACCGTTGACTGTGACGGTCATCGTATATTTTGGATCGAGAAACGGTCCGTAGTAATTATTGCTTTCGCCATATACACCGTTGTTTCCGAGCTTGAGCGCATCGGACTTGACCATATCGCCGGCTTGCTGCGCGGTCGTGCGTTCGGCTTTCAATTCCGCATAAACGTCGACGAAGCCTGGTCCAAGATGTTCGGGATATATTTTATTCACGATGGCGATCGACGGATAGAAAGCCTTCACATCGATATCCGCGATCTCGTGTGTTGCATCGGCTTTGATGATGCGATTGATGACGGAGCCGTGAATGCCGCCGGTGCCAAAGACGAACTTGAAACCGTCGAGGGTTGCGGTCAGGTCTTTAAAAACGCCCTTGGTGGCCACTTTCGCCGCGCCGGTCTCGCCGGTCGTGATCTCGTCAGCACGCAGGACGGTGGATTTCAGCCGATCGAGCACGGCGCGCGCTTCCGGATGCTCGAAGGTAATCCAGGGAAAAATACATTCACCAAGGTCGACAGTCGAACGCCAGGTTTGACGAGGTTGACGGTTGCTGTCGTAGCAAATACCGGGCCAACGTTTTTCGAGCGCGGCAATAACGAAGCTTTTGCCGATCTTGGTATCGTTGTCATTTAGGTGCTTGTCACCAAGCTTCTCGCGAAACTCAATCATAGGCATGGTTTCCCATGCAAAGTCTTTGGTTGAACTGATGTCGTTCAAACCATAGTCGCGCACTACATCCATTTGCCACGGTTCCAGCACGGTCGAATGATGGAACGGAAGATCCTGCACACGGCGGGTGCGCATGTTGAATTGCAGGGTCTTTAGGGAGGTCGAGCGGGACGGGTTGTCGAAGTGGTGGATTAGGAACAGGTCGACTTGTTTTGCCACCTCATCGCGCCAGTGTACGCGGTGTGACCATCTGTTACCGGCCGCGATGATTTCTTGCGCGAGCGCTTTCAACCGCGTGTAGAGCGTCATCGCATCGCGTATGCCGGCATCCCACATCTTAAGGAAGGCGTGAACCAACGGGCTGTCGAAGTTGAGGCTATAAAAGCCGTACATTCGTCGAAAGTATCGGGACTTGAGCGCGGCCGCGAATGTTGGCGCATCATTGCGCCGGCTGCTTATCTCGTAAGTCCAGGTGGTGTTGTCGTCTTTGGCGAGCGGTGTGATTGCGCACGAGAAGAAATTGGGAAACGTTTCGCAGTCGTAAATGACGTCGATCGGCATTAAGTTACCTCAAGGTTTGACAGGTGTTCCCGCTAAGCAGAACAGCAAGTCAGAGTATTAATTCGCACTAATACTTCGTTTTTCAAGTATTCGTTACTGCGAATACTTGTGGGATACCACAGTTTACTTAAATTACCTCGCTTTACTTGCCCAAACGTGAATTTTCCAAAGTTGTTCGGCGGCTATTGGGTCATTTGGCAGATAGCCGTGACGTCTTCTGATCATGCACATGATACCAAGCTGTCGCAAGGTCACGGCATGGGCGCCGAGATCGAGCGCGCGAGAGCGTAGCGACATACTGACGTCATAGTGATCGCCTTGGAACCAGCGGCGGGCGATGCCGATGCGTTCGGCAAAGGCATGCAATTCCTCTGTCGTGGTGGCGATCATGTGCGACATCTTCATGGTGCGGAATTGCCCCATGGGGTAGAGGTACATGTCATCGACGAAGACTACCAAGCACCAGCACCCATTCGACAGTATTTGGCACTATGCATTCGAATATGTTTTTGACGTTCTATGATGCTTTCATCGTCGCGAGCGTCGCCGTCCATTACATAGAACGTACCCTCAGCTTCAAAAAATAGAAATCCGTCTGGACCATATCGGCGTTTTGCTTCGTCCTCAATTTTGTTTGCCAATTTCGCAAGTTGGTTGAGTTTGCGTTGTAAGGTTCGGTCATTCATCACCAGGTCGGATTATCCATTGTGCTTAACTGCTTCCGGATCTCGTCGAGCGCTTGCGCGTCGGTGCAACCCTCGCCCTGGACAAATCGGCCGGTCTCGGCATGGGTGAACAACCAGAACGTCATAGGCACGTCGGCAAGCCGGTAATCATTATGCACGGCGACACACCAGCCGGCCGCGCGGATATCGTCGGCGCATGCGCGGTGGAGGTGCGAGCGGCGAGGCGGTGGAAACGGCGCCGTTTTTGGCTTTAATACACGCCTAATCATCCCAGTTGAAACCCTTCCCCTTGGGCGCGGATCCGCGATCGCGCAACCCGCTGCTTATGCGTTCACCGGGCGTCGAGTTGCCCCATGTTTTTTGCTTCTTTGGCGGGCAACTGCTCTGTGCG of Candidatus Saccharimonadia bacterium contains these proteins:
- a CDS encoding DUF4031 domain-containing protein yields the protein MVVFVDDMYLYPMGQFRTMKMSHMIATTTEELHAFAERIGIARRWFQGDHYDVSMSLRSRALDLGAHAVTLRQLGIMCMIRRRHGYLPNDPIAAEQLWKIHVWASKAR